In Helianthus annuus cultivar XRQ/B chromosome 9, HanXRQr2.0-SUNRISE, whole genome shotgun sequence, the following are encoded in one genomic region:
- the LOC110875979 gene encoding uncharacterized protein LOC110875979: protein MDVEDVLTHPEENVVAQLLTDEEITESVIGINKDDIDEEDDESSTMEPPLRNEAIKAAITLNNFLLSYEKTTPERLFSNFFKCKRTLKMPSFIRLRDGGQEGFFKKILIGGEVMGRRTLRGWGCDAGEDDQKLLPEMRAGMEWGGVG from the exons ATGGATGTCGAAGATGTTCTGACTCACCCAGAAGAAAATGTAGTTGCACAGTTGTTGACTGATGAAGAAATTACTGAAAGCGTTATTGGAATTAATAAAGATGATatcgatgaagaagatgatgaaagttCTACAATGGAGCCCCCTTTGCGAAACGAAGCTATTAAAGCGGCAATCACATTGAACAATTTCTTATTGAGCTATGAGAAAACAACACCAGAA AGACTTTTCTCTAACTTTTTCAAGTGCAAAAGAACTCTAAAAATGCCCTCATTTATTCGGCTAAGAGATGGTGGTCAAGAGGGGTTTTTCAA GAAGATATTAATTGGGGGTGAGGTAATGGGTCGCCGGACATTAAGAGGGTGGGGTTGTGATGCCGGAGAAGATGACCAGAAACTTTTGCCGGAAATGAGAGCAGGGATGGAGTGGGGTGGGGTAGGGTAG